A single genomic interval of Candidatus Uhrbacteria bacterium harbors:
- a CDS encoding glucose-1-phosphate thymidylyltransferase, with protein sequence MKALIAAGGHATRFRPITWTMNKHLIPLANRPLIFNAIEKISEAGIKEIAININPGDAEMERAVGDGSRWGVSITYLEQQGGPKGIAHAVNNAQHWIGEEPFVFYLGDNIILGSLKRFVERFEREALHCLLALSHVPNPTHLGVAEFDAEGNLVRVHEKPKVPPSEMAVTGIYLYDKSFFEAFKNIQPSDRGEYEISDIHTWFLQNGYKVGAEEITGWWKDTGMPRDFLEGNQLIMNDKPSAFWTIDAGATVEVGATIQGPVRIEAAAHISSDVVIRGPVTIGERVAVQNAYLGPYTAIGNDVVIDGGEIEHSIVLEGAKITSPERIVDSILGRNTEVTAKGDSLPHSGHRMVIGENSKVEL encoded by the coding sequence ATGAAAGCTCTCATTGCCGCTGGCGGGCACGCCACGCGATTTCGCCCGATCACGTGGACCATGAACAAACATTTGATTCCGTTGGCCAACCGCCCGCTAATTTTTAATGCTATCGAGAAAATTTCTGAAGCGGGTATTAAAGAGATCGCTATCAACATTAATCCGGGCGATGCGGAAATGGAGCGCGCGGTTGGCGACGGTTCGCGCTGGGGTGTTTCGATCACGTACCTTGAACAGCAAGGTGGACCGAAGGGCATCGCGCATGCCGTCAATAACGCACAACATTGGATCGGCGAGGAGCCGTTCGTGTTCTACTTGGGCGACAATATTATTCTGGGTAGCCTCAAACGATTTGTGGAACGATTTGAGCGCGAAGCGCTTCACTGTCTCTTAGCTCTCTCACACGTCCCGAATCCCACGCACCTCGGCGTAGCGGAGTTCGATGCGGAAGGCAATCTCGTGCGCGTTCACGAAAAACCCAAAGTGCCGCCGAGCGAGATGGCGGTTACGGGCATTTACCTCTACGACAAAAGTTTTTTTGAGGCGTTCAAAAATATCCAACCGAGTGATCGCGGCGAGTACGAGATCAGCGATATCCACACGTGGTTTTTACAAAATGGCTACAAGGTCGGTGCGGAAGAAATCACGGGGTGGTGGAAGGACACGGGCATGCCGCGTGACTTTCTTGAGGGGAACCAGCTCATCATGAACGACAAACCAAGCGCGTTTTGGACGATCGATGCGGGAGCGACGGTTGAGGTTGGTGCGACGATTCAGGGCCCCGTGCGTATCGAGGCCGCCGCTCATATCAGCTCCGACGTCGTGATTCGAGGTCCGGTGACGATTGGCGAACGCGTTGCCGTTCAGAACGCGTATCTCGGTCCCTACACCGCCATCGGAAATGACGTCGTCATCGACGGGGGCGAAATTGAACACTCGATTGTGCTTGAAGGCGCGAAGATCACTTCGCCAGAGCGTATTGTGGATTCGATTCTCGGACGCAACACCGAAGTGACGGCAAAGGGGGACTCTCTCCCGCATTCGGGACATCGCATGGTTATTGGCGAAAATTCAAAAGTGGAACTTTAG
- the rfbD gene encoding dTDP-4-dehydrorhamnose reductase, with amino-acid sequence MKTLILGAKGMLGQELVKAFADHELTAWDREECDVLTPVSEEKIRSLAPDLIVNAVAYNDVDRAEEEGKELAYKLNAEAPGNLARIARELNTTFVHYGTDFVFDGEKGSYSEEDEPHPISVYGASKLKGEQAVLASGARAYVIRLARLFGKPAVSEGGKKSFVDLMLDLASKKDHLNLVDDEIASPTYALDLARATREIVEKYPPGLYHAANSGKCSWYEFAKEIFRLKDMVIDISPVSGKMFPRAASRPHDASLVSIKLPLQRLWQEALNEYLL; translated from the coding sequence ATGAAAACACTTATTCTCGGCGCGAAGGGGATGCTGGGGCAGGAACTGGTGAAGGCGTTTGCCGATCACGAGCTTACGGCTTGGGATCGGGAGGAGTGCGATGTTTTAACTCCGGTTAGTGAAGAAAAAATCAGGAGCTTAGCTCCTGATTTGATCGTGAATGCCGTGGCTTACAACGATGTCGATCGTGCCGAGGAGGAAGGAAAGGAACTCGCGTATAAACTCAACGCCGAAGCGCCGGGGAACCTTGCACGGATTGCGCGAGAGCTTAATACAACGTTTGTGCACTACGGGACGGATTTTGTCTTCGATGGAGAGAAGGGATCCTACTCGGAAGAGGACGAGCCGCATCCGATCTCCGTCTACGGTGCGAGCAAGCTCAAGGGTGAACAGGCCGTGCTTGCGTCAGGCGCACGCGCCTATGTCATTCGGCTTGCGCGACTCTTTGGCAAGCCTGCCGTGAGCGAAGGCGGCAAGAAAAGTTTTGTGGATTTGATGCTCGATCTCGCTTCAAAAAAAGATCACCTTAACCTCGTGGATGACGAAATTGCGAGTCCGACGTACGCGCTAGACCTTGCACGTGCCACGCGAGAGATCGTCGAAAAATATCCTCCCGGCCTCTACCATGCCGCCAACAGCGGCAAGTGCAGTTGGTACGAGTTTGCCAAAGAGATCTTTCGTCTTAAGGATATGGTGATTGACATTTCGCCCGTCTCTGGCAAGATGTTTCCTCGAGCCGCTTCTCGTCCACACGACGCATCTCTTGTGAGCATCAAACTTCCACTCCAACGTTTGTGGCAAGAGGCATTGAATGAATATCTCTTATGA
- a CDS encoding dTDP-4-dehydrorhamnose 3,5-epimerase family protein: MSVPTTQVTGHTTEISGLIVFDVTSVGDERGWFQEKYQKEKLVAAGMPESFHVVQNSLAYNKKGVTRGIHAEPWDKYVSVVTGRVFVAYVDLRKGEAFGRVVTLELDNNKAVFVPQGVGNSYQCLTDEVYYLYSVNKHWSEEAYKTATAVNLADPTLAIPWPVPLSEAIISDRDRKHLFLNNLS; encoded by the coding sequence ATGAGCGTACCAACTACCCAAGTCACGGGCCATACGACCGAGATTTCTGGACTCATTGTGTTTGACGTAACGTCCGTCGGAGACGAGCGTGGATGGTTTCAGGAAAAGTATCAAAAAGAAAAGCTCGTGGCGGCGGGAATGCCGGAGAGTTTCCATGTCGTGCAGAACTCGCTTGCGTACAACAAGAAGGGCGTCACGCGAGGGATTCATGCGGAACCGTGGGACAAATACGTTTCTGTGGTGACGGGTCGTGTGTTCGTGGCGTATGTGGACTTGCGCAAAGGCGAGGCTTTCGGTCGTGTCGTAACGCTTGAACTCGACAACAACAAAGCCGTCTTTGTGCCACAAGGTGTGGGAAACTCGTACCAATGTCTCACCGACGAGGTGTATTATCTCTACAGTGTCAACAAACACTGGAGCGAGGAGGCGTACAAAACAGCAACCGCCGTCAACCTCGCCGATCCAACACTTGCTATCCCCTGGCCGGTCCCACTTTCTGAAGCGATCATCTCTGACCGCGACCGCAAGCATCTATTTCTGAACAATCTTTCTTAA
- the rfbB gene encoding dTDP-glucose 4,6-dehydratase has product MKVLITGGAGFMGSNMVHYLLGRQENVEVVVLDKLTYCGNLENLRDLDGNTRYHFVKGDIADQKIVDEVVGGGVDVILNYAAETHVDRSILDPTAFLYTEIIGTYNLLESTKKFGIKKMVQVSTDEVYGSTVDGLFTEETRFDPSSPYSAAKAGADHLCSAYFKTYGTPVVVTHSCNFYGPNQYPEKVIPLFITNLIEGKKVPLYGDGSNVREWIFTEDHCSAIEMIIEKAASGSVYNIGTDYRISNIELTQKILALMGVGEEMIERVKDRPGHDWRYAVDHTRLTQELGWRPRVDFEEGLKKTIAWYREHEAWWKPLKSGAYLEYYKQNYASKGHMV; this is encoded by the coding sequence ATGAAGGTTCTCATTACTGGCGGAGCAGGGTTTATGGGCTCCAACATGGTGCATTACCTGTTGGGTCGCCAGGAAAACGTCGAAGTGGTTGTACTTGATAAACTTACCTATTGCGGTAACCTGGAAAATCTTCGAGATCTTGATGGGAATACGCGCTATCATTTTGTAAAAGGAGACATTGCCGACCAAAAGATTGTGGATGAGGTTGTTGGAGGGGGTGTGGATGTCATTTTGAACTACGCGGCCGAGACCCATGTGGACCGATCGATTCTCGATCCAACCGCTTTTTTGTACACAGAGATTATTGGGACGTACAATTTGCTTGAATCCACAAAAAAGTTCGGCATTAAAAAGATGGTGCAAGTCTCTACAGACGAAGTGTACGGCTCGACGGTGGACGGATTGTTTACGGAAGAAACGCGCTTTGATCCAAGCTCGCCATACTCGGCGGCAAAAGCGGGAGCGGATCATTTGTGCAGCGCCTATTTCAAAACGTATGGCACGCCAGTGGTTGTCACACACTCCTGTAATTTCTATGGTCCCAACCAGTATCCCGAAAAGGTGATTCCACTTTTTATCACCAATCTTATTGAGGGCAAAAAAGTGCCACTCTACGGCGACGGCAGTAATGTACGCGAATGGATTTTCACAGAAGATCACTGTTCGGCGATTGAAATGATTATAGAAAAAGCGGCGTCTGGCTCGGTGTACAACATCGGAACGGATTACCGCATTTCAAATATCGAGCTCACACAGAAGATCCTCGCGCTCATGGGAGTCGGCGAGGAGATGATTGAACGAGTGAAAGACCGTCCGGGACACGATTGGCGTTACGCCGTGGATCACACAAGGCTTACGCAAGAGCTTGGTTGGAGGCCACGGGTGGATTTCGAAGAGGGGTTGAAGAAAACCATTGCGTGGTATCGGGAGCATGAGGCGTGGTGGAAGCCGCTCAAATCGGGTGCTTACCTGGAATATTATAAACAGAACTACGCCTCGAAAGGGCACATGGTATGA
- a CDS encoding NUDIX hydrolase → MKKWKTLSTKVVKKNPWWEYRLDRFELPSGKKGRFHYMHTPGVAFIVAVDAEGRVAWINNYRYLFQKVGLELPGGGVKPADTFRQTAAAELKEETGLTARHLKKIRDFYSNNGLSDEKAQVFLATGLTQEEATFTETEQISLCWLTVLEADRAITTNRVKDSLTIAAWALARPHVLKLIKKR, encoded by the coding sequence ATGAAAAAATGGAAAACACTTTCGACGAAGGTCGTGAAGAAAAATCCATGGTGGGAATATCGGCTCGATCGATTTGAGTTGCCGAGCGGGAAGAAGGGTCGGTTTCATTACATGCATACGCCCGGGGTTGCTTTTATTGTTGCGGTAGATGCAGAGGGAAGGGTCGCATGGATTAACAATTATCGTTATCTCTTTCAAAAGGTCGGTCTGGAGCTTCCGGGAGGTGGAGTGAAGCCAGCGGATACGTTTCGTCAGACAGCGGCGGCGGAGCTTAAGGAGGAGACGGGTCTTACCGCGCGACATCTCAAAAAAATCAGAGATTTTTACTCCAACAACGGTCTTTCGGATGAGAAAGCGCAGGTTTTTCTTGCGACAGGATTGACACAAGAAGAAGCTACCTTTACCGAAACGGAGCAGATCAGCTTATGCTGGCTCACGGTTCTGGAGGCGGATCGTGCGATCACAACGAATCGCGTGAAAGACAGTCTGACTATCGCTGCGTGGGCTCTCGCACGTCCGCATGTTCTCAAATTGATTAAAAAGAGGTAG
- a CDS encoding HIT family protein, protein MPCIFCQIIAGELPSHKLYEDDHVVVFLDIFPSVLGHTLVVPKKHSENMLGLEPHEAEAAVAAVQKITPGILKAVGAEGFNLTCNTGKVSGQMVMHTHFHILPRKAGDGKALWGQMDPKPDLPTLAENIRAAL, encoded by the coding sequence ATGCCTTGTATTTTTTGCCAAATTATTGCGGGCGAGTTGCCCTCGCACAAACTCTACGAGGACGATCATGTCGTTGTATTCCTCGATATTTTTCCAAGCGTTCTCGGACACACGCTTGTCGTTCCCAAAAAGCACTCCGAAAACATGCTTGGTCTTGAACCGCACGAAGCGGAAGCTGCGGTTGCGGCGGTACAAAAGATTACTCCGGGAATTTTGAAGGCCGTTGGGGCGGAAGGATTTAATCTCACGTGCAATACAGGCAAAGTATCGGGTCAAATGGTGATGCACACGCATTTCCATATCCTTCCGCGCAAGGCAGGTGACGGAAAGGCGCTGTGGGGACAGATGGATCCCAAACCTGACTTGCCAACTCTTGCCGAGAACATCCGTGCCGCGTTATGA